GAAATTAACTGTTGCTTCTGGGCTGTTGAGGGCTCCAGGGAGTGAGTCCCACAAGGCCTTAGAAAACAGACATGGATAAATCGCCTTCCCACAGCACCAAAGTTTTTGacacacagctcatctgcagaCAGCACAGATCTCAGTGTATTTCCAGCATCTCAGCCTCAGTGTTACAGGGGAATGGCCTCTCATAGTACAGTGATAAGGGTATTAGAAAGAGAGATTGATCAATAGAGCAGTTTGCAAGGGgctagagagagaggggaaatgaatTGCCGTATGTAGCTGGAGGAGAAAAGACATCTCAGTCTGGGAGGATTTCACGCCAACACCGTAAGTTTGCTCTTGCAATTAAATATATTTGGGAGTTACAGAGTGGCTCTTTAATAACAAAACTGTTAATGAcaatacatatttttttcagtttcactCTTAGCTCAATTTGAGCATGGGAAACTAAGTAGTCCCAAGCAGTTACCTTAGGAAAGAGAGAGCAgaatatctgtgcctcagtttccttctcttgggagtgtGGGAATTGATCAAATAGACACACACATTTTTTAGAATGGATTGAGGAGTTTACATTAAAATTGTCCAAAAATTGTGACAAACGCTATCAGCTCTTTGTTACTTTTCTCTCTGTATACAttagtttgttgttattgctcCCTATCTGTACTTTTCTCTCTAAATTAGCTTGTTTTTTACTTCTCTATCTGTCAGTTTGTGTTAgttctgtgtttctctctcactctctgtaAATTTTCTTTTCATACTTGTGTCTTTCTGTTAGTTTGTTgttacatctatctatctatctatctatctatctacatcaGGTTGTGTCTAGTTCTCAGCTTATTCTTACTCCTGTCTTTTACACATTGAGTCTAGAGGGTTAGAGAAGTGGGGACTAGGAGTGAGGACTTCCGGGCTCTATcgccagctctgggaagggagcgAGGTTTAgtgcaggggagggcaaactttttggcctgagggcctcatcagattttgtaaattgtatggagagcctggcccccacctcctatattccccccggactcctgccccatccaaccaccccttctccctgtcccctgaccaccgctggaacccctgcccctgactgcccccagccaacccatccaacccttcctcctttctgactgcccccccgggactcctgcccccattcatccCCCTGTTTCCCTTATGACCTCCCCGCCCCCTATCCAGACACCtgcccccgaccaccaccccaaactcgcCACTCACTAtgcaactgccccccccccgcttcctacccccttactgcactgcctggagcactggtgactggcagcgctacagctgcgctgccccgCTAGAGCTGGGCCACACTGCCACCACAGCCACCACACAgctcagagcaccgggtcaggacGGGAACTGCAGatctgctgccccaggagctcacagccctgctgcccagagcatttcTCCAGGGGAGAAGGGACAGCAGGTGAGGGGCCGGGgcctagcctcccgggccaggagctcaggggctaggCATGACAGTTCCACAGGACGGATGTGGCCCGAGGCCGTATTTTGCCCACCAGTGGTTTagtgggggctgagagccaggtctcctgagttttATGTGTGGCCCTGGGCAGAAATTCAGTCaagggtggagaggagaggagccagaACTGGGGGTTCTATTTCTGTCTCTCATAaggactctggggcaggcacCCCTCATAACTTGAAGCTGAGTGCTTAGGGCACTCTGCTGGCTTGTGACAAACTCAGGTTCAATTCCTCCCTCTGACTGATGATGAGAAAGGATTTGAATTCCTACTTTGCAGGAGAGGGACTGAGCTTCTAGATTCTAGCCAGGGTTCCACGGTTCCCCTTCTTCTTCTCTAACCACTAAactaaactccttcccagagcttggaagagaacccagaagtcctgactcccagtttgccCCCTGCACTAACCAACTAAATCCAACACCACTCCCGGAGCTGGAAATACaggccaggagttctggctctacCCACTGGACtcaacttcctcccagagctgggaacacaaGTGATGTGTCTCGACTCCCAGTCCCCTCCTCTAACCACTACATCAGACTGCATCTCAGCCTCTCCACTGCCATCAGCAATGACTGCTGCGAGTGACAATGGAGAGTCATTGGGCCAGCGAACGTGTGTGAGAGATTCTCCTGCGTGGGGCACTCACCTGGTGTCTGGAAGAGccaaattcaagtccctgctccaatgactatttaattattgaTACAAAGTGGAGCAGattcaacagaagagactgagaaAGTCTCATTTCAGAACAATTTTGGTTAGAATTTCAGCTAGAACAGGGGACGgggcgtcaggactcctgggctttATTTCTGACTCGAGTTCACTGTGTGAATATGGCTGGCTGGGTTCAGTCACCTCCATGCGAGATTCTGCTCCAGTTAGAGAAGTATAAATGGGGAGTAATTTCATGGCATGCAGTGAAATTACCTCACATTCACAGCAGTGCCCCGACAGTAGAATCTGGCCAGGCAGTCCCCCGATTCCCCTCGGTACACTGAGGGTAGTAACATTTATAAACTGTTATCCAGAGTTCGCCCACCCCTGGGTGTCAGAGGTATACAGATACCTCAAAAGCAATTGTTCCTGTTTCTCCTCTCCATCAccctggtgtaaattaggagtaactgTACTGGAGACCATTGAGATTATTCTATTTTCTCTCACCCCGgtgaaaatcaggagtaactctattATTTTCTACTGTTTTCCCTATCCTCATTCCCATATTACACCAATCCTCAAAAGGTAAGGGTCTGACTCAAGGAAATTAAGGTTGTTTTCACAAAAGGAGAGTTAGTTCATTGATCTAATCATGGCCTTGCTCTTGTCatcccctaccccccaccccagacaccaCCACACAATGTTCTgggaaagaaaatgtccaaccgaaccaccgtgaccgagttccttctcctgggattctctgacgtttgggagctgcagattttgcactttgtggtgtttctagtgatCTACCTGGCAGCCCTGATGGAGAACCTTCTTATCTTCATGGCTATAGCCTTCGACCAccatcttcacacccccatgtatttcttcctgatgaatctgtccGTCCTAGACCTTGGCTCCATCTCTGTGATTGTCCCCAAATCCATGACCAactccctcatgaacaccagATCCATTTCCTATGCTGGATGTGTTGCTcaagtctttttcctcctcttcttatTGGGAGCAGATTTTTCCCTTCTCACCATCATGGCATATGaccgatatgtcgccatctgccaaccactgcactatgagacaATAATGAACAGCAGAGCTTTTGTCCAAAAGGCAGCCGGTGCCTGGATCAGTGGGATTCTCTACTCTGTGCTACATACCAGCAACATGTTTGCATTAACAttctgtggaggcaacatggtggatcagttcttctgtgaagtCCCCCAGCTCCTCAAGCTCGCCTGCTCTGAATCATATCTCAGTGAAGTTGGGGTTCTTGCATTTAGTGTGTGTTTAGTCTtaggctgttttgtttttattgttgtgTCATATGTCCAGATCTTCAACTCAGTGCTCAGAATCCCCTCTGAAcagggccggcataaagccttctccacctgcctccctcacctcactgtggtctccttgtttgtttgcactggggcctttgcctacctgaaacccacctccagctccccaTCTGCTCTGGATCTTGTGGTGGCAATTCTCTATTCCGTATTGCCACCAATCATGAATCCAAttatctacagcatgaggaacaaggagatgaaAGCTGCCCTGAGGAGACTGACTGGGTGTAGGTAATTCACCAAGAATTAATTTCTGTCTTTATCTAATAAAAGTTTGCTTACTTAGTATCTGCTCATTAATGTCAGTGATTTGCATGACCACACAGCTTGCACACAATCAGGTCTGATTCTAATCTCTGTTGCAACAATGCAAACCCAGATTAACTCCCCTGATGTCACTGCTGCTGGggtgatttacaccagtagaaaATCTGGTCCAGTTGTGGAGTTAAATGGGTGTAAATTGTGTGCGAGAGAGGAATCAGACTTGTATTCTGTGCCAAAACAATATACATTCCATTGCTTGGCCACGTGCACTCATTCTATGGCCACTGAAAACAATGATGAGAGATGTTTTGCTTGTATGTATAAATCAGGAATGGCTTCATTGGTACCAGAGGAGTCAGACTGGTGTAAGACTGGGGTAGGTGAGAAGACATTTTGGGTAGATCTTCAGCACatcagtgtagttccattgactctGGTGGCACTAAAGCAATTTGCAGCATCTATGGATCTGACCTACTACTTCCAATGGAGCTGCATAGCCATTGCCACAACCTGGGGACTGGGTTCATTGTCTTATAAACCACCATTTGTGGTCTAACCACTAGAGAGGGACAAGGAGCCAGACTGTGTTAGCCTGGCTCACGTATACATTTGGCTGTGGGAGAAATGGAGAGACTGGCTAGAAATTTCCAGGGAGGTATCTAAACAACAGCAGGGAAatgttctggagcagcctcccaataggagttgtgggaGGCAAACGACTGAATTAGTTTGAAGAGCGAGATGGACACATATCTGAGTGGGATTGTATGACGGGGCTGCTTGTGATGGTGGGGGGCCAGGCTCAACAGCCTTGGGGCTCATTTGCTGCATATGTCTTATGTttctaaaagctcatgcttcagggtttcatcTGGCCACTGGCAGGTGTAAGGAAGGAattcctccaccccacccatggttttttttttaattctctgaaGCATAGGGGCACCCCTACCTGGACAGGATGTGACAAGGCTCTGAGCTGTTCTTTCTCACTCAGGAGCTTGGCTGGCTTGGTCTTGCCCACATAGAATATAAggattgaaagggacctcagaaggtcatctagtccaaccccctgctcaaagcaagaacaatccccagatttttaccccagttccccaaatggtcccctcataaccctgggtttagcaggccaattcccaaaccactgagctatccctgcccccactAACTGCTTGCCATGTGGGGGTCAGGAATTTCCCCCccagtcagattggcagggaacttgggggaggtggggttcacattcctctgcagcatgtggtgtgggtcacttgccatgATTTTCTGGGTGTATCTCAATCATTTTCCTGCCATTGCGGGGCCTTCAGGCATTAATgcacctcagtctctcctatGGTCTGCCAGTGGCACAGAACTGTCTAGTCTCCTGAGAGCTGTgacactttggtctaatttcattGGTTCGGATTGGTCTGTGGgagcaggtcagactggatgatctggtcattccttctggccttgaactctgtgactctaTCCTGACATGGAGGACAGGTGGACTTGGAGGAGATCAAGAGGACCAGACCTCTTGCTCTAGCGCCATATCTGGTGTGCAACACTGCTGCCAGATTCagcactaacacatgtatgcccaccacaagtgttaggatatagatagtcAGGCCTgttgcaaaggcctatactttaataatttaggtgtattcttatcacttagctagttatagaggtataaaaaaaGAATCAAATCACTGTCTGCCGGTGTAAGTGTCTTCTCTCACTGtaacagtctgaggccctgtttttAGGCtaagcctttggctaagcagcagaggcagctgggaagtgtatggtcacatcctcacattccaaactagtcacattgaaataaggtgctattgggctattaggaatacaatcctgccctgatattcctatcacctccagagaaagggaagagcctagaagatgtaaaaggaaacttagtttgatagcgttctgtctggcaagaactcacttatcaattgctgggatgtgaaatcctcatttctgtattgttctaccactgtagtctccacttccctattgtttgtctgtaaaatctctgtctggttctgtgattgtttctgtctgctgtataattaattttgttgtgtGTAAACCAATTAAGCTGGTGgtatataattggttaaacaagCATGTTACAATGTGtcaggattggttagttaaatttcagtaaaatgattggttaagttatagctaagcaaaactccagttttactagatagtctgcagtcaatcaggaagtaagggagggaatgggaacagggaatgggggtggggaaattagaatcatgttttgctaaggcgcggggaatgggaacagggatgcaggcaaggctctgtggtgtcagagctgggaagggggacactgaggaatgaaactggaatcatgcttgctggaagttcaccccattaaacattgaattgtttgcatctTCTGACTTTGGGTATtcttgctctctgttcatgcaagaaggaccagggaagtgagtaagtgaaggaataagccctctaacaacAAGGTAAAGGCTCAGTCAACATACAGGATCCTGTGCCTTCAGCTGACATAAAGATGCCACCCCCACAacttctccttttatacattGATAGAAACAAATTACATATTACACCCCAGACGTTCTTAATTACCAGCCCTACAACTTGTACCAGctgggtcaaacaaaacatccTCAGCCATTATCCTGTCCTCCCCTCCTTATTTTATGAGGGGTCAGTGTGCTCCTGTATCATCTCTTGGAAATTTGTTTACGAGGTTATTTGAGAGCTCTGGGTGTTCTTGTACTATCCTCTCCAGTCAGGAATGTGCTTACTTGGGAAGTCAATACCTGGTGTGCTACTATTCTGCCAAGGTCAGGTCTACTTTGTTTTGCAGCCTTTTGTTCATActattagactcatagactcatagactttaaggtcagaagggaccattatgatcatctaatctgacctcctgcacaacgcaggccacagaatcttacccatccagttctataacaaacccctaacctatgtctgagttattgaagtcctcaaattgtggtttgaagacctcaagctgcagagaatcctccagtaagtgacccatgccccatgttgcagaggaaggcgaaaaacttccagggcctctgccaatctgccccagaggaaaactccttcccgaccccaaatatggcgatcagttaaaccctgagcatgtgggcaagactcacccaccagcacccaggaaagaattctctgcagtaactcagatcccatcccatctaacatcccatcacacaccactgggcatacttacctgctgataatcaaagatcaattgccaaaattaattgccaaaattgggcaatcccatcataccatctcttccataaacttatcaagccagatatgtcttttgcccccactagtccccttggaaggctgttccagaacttcactcctctaatggttagaaacctttgtctaatttcaagtctaaatttcctagtgtccagtttatacccatttgttgttgtgtccacattggtactaagcttaaataattcctctccctccctaatattaatccctccaatatattcataaagagcaagcatatccccctcaatcttcttttggttaggctaaacaagccaagctctttgagtttcctttcataagacgggctttccattcctcagatcatcctagtagcccctctctgaacctgttccagtttgaattcatccttcttaaacaagggagaccagaactgtacacagtattccagatgaggtctagccagtgccttatataacggtactaacacctccttatctttgctggaaatagctcgcctaatgcatcctaaaactgcattagcttttttaacggccatatcacattggcggctcatagccatcctgtgatcaaccaatactccgaggtccttctccccctctgttacttccaactgatgtgtcccc
The sequence above is a segment of the Mauremys mutica isolate MM-2020 ecotype Southern chromosome 12, ASM2049712v1, whole genome shotgun sequence genome. Coding sequences within it:
- the LOC123346863 gene encoding olfactory receptor 14A16-like, whose amino-acid sequence is MSNRTTVTEFLLLGFSDVWELQILHFVVFLVIYLAALMENLLIFMAIAFDHHLHTPMYFFLMNLSVLDLGSISVIVPKSMTNSLMNTRSISYAGCVAQVFFLLFLLGADFSLLTIMAYDRYVAICQPLHYETIMNSRAFVQKAAGAWISGILYSVLHTSNMFALTFCGGNMVDQFFCEVPQLLKLACSESYLSEVGVLAFSVCLVLGCFVFIVVSYVQIFNSVLRIPSEQGRHKAFSTCLPHLTVVSLFVCTGAFAYLKPTSSSPSALDLVVAILYSVLPPIMNPIIYSMRNKEMKAALRRLTGCR